Proteins encoded together in one Camelina sativa cultivar DH55 chromosome 9, Cs, whole genome shotgun sequence window:
- the LOC104712997 gene encoding protein SAR DEFICIENT 1 isoform X1, which translates to MAGKRLFQDLDSDQENKSDKRIKSLPSLSSVLGAFITENTMKNFSSALEPVLRKVVRQEVEYGISKRFRFSRSSSFRLEAPENTTPTFKLMFRKNLMKPIFTGSKISDVDNNQLEIILVDDSNNPVTLDRPIKLDIVALHGDFPSGDKWSSDEFDSNIVKERDGKRPLLAGDVSVTVRNGVATIGEIEFTDNSSWIRSRRFRIGARVAKGGSDQGVTVCEAMTEAIVVRDHRGELYKKHHPPMLEDEVWRLEKIGKDGAFHKKLSSNQIKTVQDFLKLSVVDPEELRQILGPGMSDKMWEVALKHARECILGNKLYISKGPNYIMILNPICEVMKAMIDGHDFSSQEALNQRYVKDLVREAYLKWDLLEERTNEAALLTQGDELDQQYAAGQSHYQNMEINRSYQQNGYVQESLVTNNLAIVNEGYITTPPGIGICFTGSSSQNNHINPF; encoded by the exons ATGGCAGGGAAGAGGTTATTCCAAGATCTTGATTCCGACCAAGAAAATAAGTCCGATAAACGAATTAAATCTCTACCATCCCTTTcctc TGTGCTTGGGGCTTTCATCACAGAGAACACCATGAAGAACTTTTCTTCAGCCCTAGAGCCCGTTCTTCGGAAAGTT GTAAGACAAGAAGTGGAATATGGAATAAGTAAACGATTCAGGTTCTCTCGGTCATCGTCGTTCCGGTTGGAAGCTCCGGAGAATACTACTCCGACATTTAAGTTGATGTTCCGTAAGAACTTAATGAAACCGATTTTCACCGGAAGCAAAATCAGTGACGTGGACAACAATCAACTTGAGATAATCCTTGTTGATGATTCAAACAATCCAGTGACTCTCGACCGTCCGATCAAACTAGACATCGTTGCTCTTCACGGAGATTTTCCTTCGGGTGACAAATGGAGTAGTGATGAGTTTGATAGTAACATCGTCAAAGAAAGGGATGGCAAACGTCCGTTACTTGCCGGAGACGTATCTGTGACGGTGAGAAACGGCGTTGCAACGATCGGAGAAATCGAGTTCACAGATAACTCGAGTTGGATCCGTAGCCGTAGGTTTAGAATCGGTGCGAGAGTTGCCAAAGGGGGTAGTGATCAAGGTGTCACGGTTTGTGAAGCCATGACTGAAGCAATTGTTGTTAGAGATCATCGTGGAGAAT TGTACAAGAAACATCACCCACCAATGTTAGAAGACGAAGTGTGGCGGCTAGAGAAGATAGGCAAAGATGGGGCCTTTCACAAGAAGCTCTCCTCTAACCAAATCAAAACCGTCCAAGACTTTTTGAAGTTATCAGTCGTTGATCCGGAAGAACTTCGTCAG ATTTTGGGGCCTGGGATGTCTGATAAAATGTGGGAAGTAGCATTGAAACATGCTAGAGAGTGTATTTTGGGAAATAAGTTATACATTTCCAAAGGACCGAATTATATCATGATTTTGAATCCGATATGCGAAGTTATGAAAGCAATGATCGATGGTCATGATTTCTCTAGTCAAGAAGCCCTGAATCAG CGCTACGTTAAGGACTTAGTTCGAGAAGCTTACTTAAAGTGGGACTTGTTAGAAGAACGAACGAACGAGGCTGCTCTTTTGACACAAG GTGATGAATTGGACCAACAATATGCAGCGGGCCAGTCCCACTACCAGAACATGGAAATCAATAGGTCATACCAACAAAACGGATATGTTCAAGAGAGTCTTGTTACAAACAATTTGGCGATAGTAAACGAAGGGTACATAACGACTCCACCGGGGATCGGTATATGTTTCACCGGATCTTCGTCACAAAACAACCATATAAACCCCTTCTAA
- the LOC104712997 gene encoding protein SAR DEFICIENT 1 isoform X2: protein MKNFSSALEPVLRKVVRQEVEYGISKRFRFSRSSSFRLEAPENTTPTFKLMFRKNLMKPIFTGSKISDVDNNQLEIILVDDSNNPVTLDRPIKLDIVALHGDFPSGDKWSSDEFDSNIVKERDGKRPLLAGDVSVTVRNGVATIGEIEFTDNSSWIRSRRFRIGARVAKGGSDQGVTVCEAMTEAIVVRDHRGELYKKHHPPMLEDEVWRLEKIGKDGAFHKKLSSNQIKTVQDFLKLSVVDPEELRQILGPGMSDKMWEVALKHARECILGNKLYISKGPNYIMILNPICEVMKAMIDGHDFSSQEALNQRYVKDLVREAYLKWDLLEERTNEAALLTQGDELDQQYAAGQSHYQNMEINRSYQQNGYVQESLVTNNLAIVNEGYITTPPGIGICFTGSSSQNNHINPF, encoded by the exons ATGAAGAACTTTTCTTCAGCCCTAGAGCCCGTTCTTCGGAAAGTT GTAAGACAAGAAGTGGAATATGGAATAAGTAAACGATTCAGGTTCTCTCGGTCATCGTCGTTCCGGTTGGAAGCTCCGGAGAATACTACTCCGACATTTAAGTTGATGTTCCGTAAGAACTTAATGAAACCGATTTTCACCGGAAGCAAAATCAGTGACGTGGACAACAATCAACTTGAGATAATCCTTGTTGATGATTCAAACAATCCAGTGACTCTCGACCGTCCGATCAAACTAGACATCGTTGCTCTTCACGGAGATTTTCCTTCGGGTGACAAATGGAGTAGTGATGAGTTTGATAGTAACATCGTCAAAGAAAGGGATGGCAAACGTCCGTTACTTGCCGGAGACGTATCTGTGACGGTGAGAAACGGCGTTGCAACGATCGGAGAAATCGAGTTCACAGATAACTCGAGTTGGATCCGTAGCCGTAGGTTTAGAATCGGTGCGAGAGTTGCCAAAGGGGGTAGTGATCAAGGTGTCACGGTTTGTGAAGCCATGACTGAAGCAATTGTTGTTAGAGATCATCGTGGAGAAT TGTACAAGAAACATCACCCACCAATGTTAGAAGACGAAGTGTGGCGGCTAGAGAAGATAGGCAAAGATGGGGCCTTTCACAAGAAGCTCTCCTCTAACCAAATCAAAACCGTCCAAGACTTTTTGAAGTTATCAGTCGTTGATCCGGAAGAACTTCGTCAG ATTTTGGGGCCTGGGATGTCTGATAAAATGTGGGAAGTAGCATTGAAACATGCTAGAGAGTGTATTTTGGGAAATAAGTTATACATTTCCAAAGGACCGAATTATATCATGATTTTGAATCCGATATGCGAAGTTATGAAAGCAATGATCGATGGTCATGATTTCTCTAGTCAAGAAGCCCTGAATCAG CGCTACGTTAAGGACTTAGTTCGAGAAGCTTACTTAAAGTGGGACTTGTTAGAAGAACGAACGAACGAGGCTGCTCTTTTGACACAAG GTGATGAATTGGACCAACAATATGCAGCGGGCCAGTCCCACTACCAGAACATGGAAATCAATAGGTCATACCAACAAAACGGATATGTTCAAGAGAGTCTTGTTACAAACAATTTGGCGATAGTAAACGAAGGGTACATAACGACTCCACCGGGGATCGGTATATGTTTCACCGGATCTTCGTCACAAAACAACCATATAAACCCCTTCTAA
- the LOC104712998 gene encoding uncharacterized protein LOC104712998: MTKSSPFKIHNRELDYIYKRSFVPRFIIYICLFQNHPNIHTKIMNKSHETQEDPLTQESRHHLHQIFISKIVKSHRFFQALVLYSFLIGFGFGLGFILNVHIRNLSFNPQLFRLSSTSFSSSSSSFSNSSLSPQLQPQPEKHVSLKEAVDDEGQKDHSLVEPENVMHNMTEEELFRRASKIQEMTLNMTKKVAFMFLARGKLPLAKLWERFFQGHEGLFSIYIHSSDPFYVDDSTPETSPFYRRRIPSKEVKWGMVSMVEAERRLLANALLDAGNHRFVLLSESDIPLFNFSTVYSYLVNSQHSYVDIYDLPGPAGRGRYNRRMSPVISRSKWRKGSQWFEIDREVAEAVVSDTIYIPVFKKHCLLGCYADEHYLPTLVHVMFPGKSANRSLTWTDWSRRGPHPRKYTRRSVTGEFLSKLRNRREGCVYNGKKSEKCYLFARKFDNSCLDKLLYFAHRVMGF; this comes from the exons ATGACGAAAAGTAGTCCCTTCAAAATTCATAATCGTGAgcttgactatatatataaacgttcGTTCGTCCCACggttcataatatatatatgtttgtttcagAACCACCCAAATATACACACGAAAATAATGAACAAGAGCCACGAGACGCAAGAAGACCCTCTTACACAAGAAAgtcgtcatcatcttcatcaaatcTTCATATCCAAGATAGTCAAATCTCATAGATTCTTCCAAGCCCTCGTGTTGTATTCTTTTCTTATCGGTTTCGGGTTCGGACTCGGCTTCATACTCAACGTTCACATAAGAAACCTCTCTTTCAATCCCCAACTCTTTCGTCTATCCTCtacttccttctcctcctcctcttcctccttttcCAACTCTTCCCTCTCTCCACAGCTTCAACCGCAGCCAGAAAAACACGTTTCCCTGAAAGAAGCGGTTGATGATGAAGGGCAAAAAGATCATTCTCTGGTGGAGCCGGAGAACGTGATGCATAACATGACGGAGGAGGAACTCTTCAGGCGTGCATCGAAGATTCAAGAAATGACGTTGAATATGACAAAGAAAGTGGCGTTTATGTTCTTAGCAAGAGGGAAGCTTCCTTTGGCTAAACTGTGGGAGAGATTTTTCCAAGGCCATGAAGGTCTTTTCTCAATTTACATTCATTCTAGTGACCCATTTTACGTTGACGACTCAACACCGGAAACGTCGCCGTTTTACCGCCGGAGGATTCCAAGCAAG GAAGTGAAATGGGGAATGGTGAGCATGGTGGAGGCTGAGCGGCGGCTACTGGCCAACGCTCTGCTCGATGCAGGAAACCATCGCTTCGTCCTCCTCTCGGAATCGGACATCCCTCTCTTCAACTTCTCCACCGTTTACTCTTACCTCGTAAACTCTCAACACTCCTACGTCGACATCTACGACCTTCCCGGACCAGCAG GTCGAGGCCGCTACAATCGCCGTATGTCACCAGTCATCAGCCGCAGCAAATGGCGAAAAGGCTCTCAGTGGTTCGAGATAGACCGTGAGGTAGCTGAAGCCGTAGTCTCGGACACAATTTACATTCCTGTGTTCAAGAAACATTGCCTTTTGGGATGTTATGCCGACGAGCATTACTTACCGACGCTTGTCCACGTCATGTTTCCGGGGAAGAGCGCGAACCGGTCGCTGACGTGGACTGATTGGTCACGACGAGGGCCGCACCCGAGGAAGTACACTCGGCGGTCAGTGACTGGGGAGTTTCTGTCGAAGTTGAGGAATAGAAGAGAAGGGTGTGTGTATAATGGGAAGAAGAGCGAGAAATGTTACTTGTTCGCTAGGAAGTTCGATAATAGTTGTTTggataaattgttatattttgctCATAGAGTTATgggattttag
- the LOC104712999 gene encoding RNA polymerase II subunit A C-terminal domain phosphatase SSU72 codes for MRFRYAMVCSSNQNRSMEAHALLKRQGLDVASYGTGSHVKLPGPSLREPNVYDFGTPYKQMFDELRRKDPELYKRNGILQMLKRNLSVKLAPQRWQDNAGDGVFDVVMTFEEKVFDSVLEDLNNREQSLMKTILVMNLEVKDNHEEAAIGGRLALELCQEIEGNETWEDSIDDIVAGFEKQHRRKLVYSISFY; via the exons ATGAGGTTCCGGTACGCTATGGTCTGTTCGTCGAATCAGAACCGAAGCATGGAAGCTCACGCTCTTCTTAAAAGACAAGGTCTCGACGTTGCTTCGTACGGGACTGGGTCTCATGTTAAACTACCTGGACCATCTCTCAGAGAGCCTAACGTTTACGATTTTGGAACTCCGTACAAGCAGATGTTCGATGAGCTCAGGCGCAAAGATCCTGAACT GTACAAACGGAATGGTATATTGCAGATGCTTAAGAGGAATTTATCTGTGAAGCTTGCTCCTCAAAGATGGCAAGATAATGCTGGTGATGGTGTGTTTGATGTGGTTATGACTTTTGAAGAAAAGGTTTTTGATTCTGTCCTTGAAG ATCTTAATAACAGAGAACAGTCACTTATGAAAACCATACTTGTGATGAACTTGGAGGTTAAAGATAACCACGAAGAAGCAGCTATTGGTGGCCGGCTTGCCTTGGAACtctgtcaagagattgaagGTAATGAAACATGGGAAGATTCGATCGATGACATTGTTGCAGGATTTGAGAAACAACATAGGCGGAAACTGGTCTATAGCATCTCATTCTACTGA
- the LOC104713000 gene encoding putative receptor-like protein kinase At4g00960, with translation MVRRLFSGLMTLLKMCGGQTASRREESAEDDGDRGIFFDLQELEIATDFFSEKNRLGTGGFGPVYKGSLPNGEEIAVKKLSVNSRQGSREFTNEVKLLLRIQHKNLVSLLGCCFHGPEKMLVYEYLPNRSLDYFLFDKIKPGSLDWHHRWRIIIGVARGLLYLHEEAPIRIIHRDIKASNILLDNDLNPKISDFGLARLFPGDGTHTNTFKISGTYGYMAPEYALHGLLSVKSDIFSYGVLVLEIVSGRKNQNTHLGPEMADLLNYAWKMYQEGKILELVDQSLAGVYNRDEAATCFLIGLLCCQQITSNRPDMNTVHQMLSSDSFDLPKPGSPGLQGRRGGGYTSTETGTGAGSRRFGLTGSEPNSFKNRRSSTGQNGLVEEYSRTSISMSSFAEGR, from the exons ATGGTCCGCCGTCTTTTCAGTGGCTTGATGACGCTGCTTAAGATGTGCGGTGGTCAGACAGCTTCCCGTAGGGAAGAATCAGCCGAAGATGATGGAGATCGTGGCATTTTTTTCGATCTCCAAGAGCTTGAAATCGCGACTGATTTTTTCTCCGAGAAGAACCGACTCGGAACCGGCGGATTTGGCCCTGTCTACAAG GGATCGTTGCCGAATGGTGAAGAAATAGCCGTGAAGAAGCTATCAGTGAATTCGAGACAAGGGTCGAGAGAATTCACGAACGAGGTTAAGCTCTTGCTTAGGATTCAACATAAGAATTTGGTTTCGTTGTTAGGTTGTTGCTTCCATGGTCCTGAGAAGATGCTGGTTTACGAGTATCTCCCTAACCGGAGTCTCGACTATTTTCTCTTTG ATAAGATCAAGCCCGGTTCACTTGATTGGCACCATCGATGGCGAATCATTATAGGAGTGGCGAGAGGACTGTTGTATCTACACGAAGAAGCTCCCATACGGATAATCCACAGAGATATCAAAGCCAGCAACATTCTTCTAGATAATGACTTGAACCCGAAAATCTCGGATTTCGGTTTGGCCCGGTTATTCCCGGGAGACGGCACTCATACCAATACCTTTAAAATTTCTGGCACTTA TGGCTATATGGCTCCTGAGTATGCGTTGCATGGGCTTTTATCGGTCAAGTCAGATATTTTCAGCTATGGAGTCTTGGTTTTGGAGATAGTTAGCggaagaaagaaccaaaataCTCATCTTGGACCTGAAATGGCCGATCTCTTGAACTAT GCATGGAAAATGTACCAAGAAGGCAAAATTCTAGAACTGGTGGATCAATCTCTAGCAGGAGTATACAACCGCGACGAAGCAGCCACATGTTTCCTTATAGGATTACTGTGTTGCCAGCAGATCACATCAAACAGACCGGATATGAACACGGTTCATCAAATGTTGTCGAGTGATTCATTTGATTTGCCTAAACCTGGTAGTCCTGGACTCCAAGGTCGTAGAGGAGGCGGATATACAAGTACTGAGACCGGTACAGGAGCTGGTTCACGAAGATTTGGATTAACCGGGAGTGAACCAAACAGTTTTAAGAACAGAAGAAGTAGTACTGGACAGAATGGCCTCGTTGAGGAGTACTCGAGGACCTCCATTTCCATGTCTTCCTTTGCTGAAGGAAgatga
- the LOC104713001 gene encoding transcription factor BEE 3 isoform X2, producing MANLSSDFQTYTMDDPITQLAELSNTLHHFQTFPPFSSPLDSLFFHHQISNHFPGKTPENDFHQGIFLPSNIHDNNDESSSKVDTKKRKTFMEAVSTSENSVSDQTLSSSSAAQVSLNGKLLTKNSSSSKRGKRSKNKEEEKEREVVHVRARRGQATDSHSIAERARRGKINERLKCLQDIVPGCYKTMGMATMLDEIINYVQSLQNQVEFLSMKITAASSYYDFNSETDAVETMQVQGKGT from the exons ATGGCGAATCTCTCTTCTGATTTCCAGACATATACGATGGATGATCCCATAACACAACTAGCAGAACTCAGCAACACTCTTCATCACTTCCAAACATTTCctcctttctcttctcctctcgactctctcttctttcatcATCAAATCTCAAATCATTTTCCCGGAAAAACTCCTGAGAATGATTTTCACCAAGGGATTTTCCTACCTTCTAATATTCATGACAACAACGACGAGTCTTCATCAAAAGTCGatacaaagaagagaaaaacatttATGGAAGCTGTGTCTACTTCGGAGAACAGTGTCTCTGATCAAACTCTATCTAGCTCTTCTGCTGCTCAAGTTTCCCTAAATGGAAAACTTTTGACCAAAAAT AGTTCGTCTTCAAAGAGAGGGAAGAGGTctaagaataaagaagaagagaaagagagagaagttgtCCATGTTAGAGCCAGAAGAGGTCAAGCCACTGATAGCCACAGCATAGCAGAGCGG GCTCGGCGAGGAAAAATAAACGAGAGATTGAAATGTTTGCAAGATATAGTCCCCGGATGTTATAAG ACAATGGGAATGGCTACTATGCTGGACGAGATAATTAATTACGTCCAGTCATTGCAAAATCAAGTCGAG TTTTTATCTATGAAGATTACAGCAGCAAGTTCGTATTATGACTTTAACTCGGAGACTGATGCTGTGGAAACCATGCAGGTAC aGGGCAAAGGCACGTGA
- the LOC104713001 gene encoding transcription factor BEE 3 isoform X1, producing the protein MANLSSDFQTYTMDDPITQLAELSNTLHHFQTFPPFSSPLDSLFFHHQISNHFPGKTPENDFHQGIFLPSNIHDNNDESSSKVDTKKRKTFMEAVSTSENSVSDQTLSSSSAAQVSLNGKLLTKNSSSSKRGKRSKNKEEEKEREVVHVRARRGQATDSHSIAERARRGKINERLKCLQDIVPGCYKTMGMATMLDEIINYVQSLQNQVEFLSMKITAASSYYDFNSETDAVETMQRAKAREAVEMGQGRDGNSVFHSSSWTL; encoded by the exons ATGGCGAATCTCTCTTCTGATTTCCAGACATATACGATGGATGATCCCATAACACAACTAGCAGAACTCAGCAACACTCTTCATCACTTCCAAACATTTCctcctttctcttctcctctcgactctctcttctttcatcATCAAATCTCAAATCATTTTCCCGGAAAAACTCCTGAGAATGATTTTCACCAAGGGATTTTCCTACCTTCTAATATTCATGACAACAACGACGAGTCTTCATCAAAAGTCGatacaaagaagagaaaaacatttATGGAAGCTGTGTCTACTTCGGAGAACAGTGTCTCTGATCAAACTCTATCTAGCTCTTCTGCTGCTCAAGTTTCCCTAAATGGAAAACTTTTGACCAAAAAT AGTTCGTCTTCAAAGAGAGGGAAGAGGTctaagaataaagaagaagagaaagagagagaagttgtCCATGTTAGAGCCAGAAGAGGTCAAGCCACTGATAGCCACAGCATAGCAGAGCGG GCTCGGCGAGGAAAAATAAACGAGAGATTGAAATGTTTGCAAGATATAGTCCCCGGATGTTATAAG ACAATGGGAATGGCTACTATGCTGGACGAGATAATTAATTACGTCCAGTCATTGCAAAATCAAGTCGAG TTTTTATCTATGAAGATTACAGCAGCAAGTTCGTATTATGACTTTAACTCGGAGACTGATGCTGTGGAAACCATGCAG aGGGCAAAGGCACGTGAGGCAGTGGAGATGGGGCAAGGGAGGGATGGGAATTCTGTCTTCCATTCATCTTCATGGACcctttga
- the LOC104713003 gene encoding cleavage stimulating factor 64 gives MAGKQIGGDGGLPANLAGMTKSQLYDIMSQMKTLIDQNHQQAREILIRNPLLTKALFQAQIMLGMVQPAQVVPKVEPQAGQQQPQQSHQSIPPKPNVQAHMSSVGLQEPAVTMQPQAPVRKHPTPQPMPMPPPPSVSATNNAPSQPRFSHPQRQGHLNPAVTSLSHPQSSQVQSAPPPAPHHQTSQPTSFHHLDIPASSTQLQQQPMHSGGGPHLTQQQPRPYHHQYGAAQTGPNTGFQHHGAPPQHLSQPMFHSGNRPSASGGPQFPQGQPHLSNQSPYQGGGQYRGDYSNNQLGGPMAADRGTSWMSGQSESSSITHLPGLGPVPPPSQVGPGVGPPPRPGPISAEMEKALLQQVMSLTPEQINLLPPEQRNQVLQLQQILRQ, from the exons ATGGCGGGTAAGCAGATCGGCGGAGACGGCGGTTTACCGGCAAATCTCGCCGGAATGACAAAAAGTCAGCTCTACGACATTATGTCGCAGATGAAG ACGTTGATTGATCAAAACCATCAACAAGCGAGGGAGATTCTGATTCGGAACCCTCTTTTGACGAAGGCTCTTTTCCAG GCACAAATCATGCTTGGAATGGTTCAGCCTGCTCAAGTG GTTCCAAAAGTTGAACCTCAAGCCGGGCAACAACAGCCTCAACAATCTCATCAGTCTATCCCACCAAAGCCAAACGTTCAAGCTCATATGTCATCTGTTGGCTTACAAGAGCCAGCAGTTACAATGCAGCCACAAGCCCCGGTTAGGAAACACCCAACACCACAGCCAATGCCTatgcctcctcctccttctgTTTCTGCAACTAATAATGCACCATCACAGCCTCGCTTTTCTCATCCCCAGCGTCAGGGACATCTGAATCCTGCTGTCACTTCTTTGTCTCATCCACAGTCTTCTCAAGTTCAAAGCGCGCCTCCTCCGGCTCCCCATCATCAAACATCCCAACCAACTTCTTTTCATCATCTTGATATACCAGCTTCCTCGACTCAGTTGCAGCAACAACCTATGCACTCGGGTGGAGGTCCTCATTTGACTCAGCAACAGCCTAGACCATATCATCATCAATATGGAGCAGCGCAGACTGGTCCAAATACTGGGTTTCAGCACCATGGGGCACCTCCTCAGCATCTTTCTCAACCCATGTTTCAT TCAGGCAATAGACCTTCTGCTTCTGGTGGACCTCAATTCCCGCAGGGGCAGCCACATCTGTCTAATCAGTCACCATATCAG GGAGGAGGTCAATATCGGGGAGACTACAGCAATAACCAGCTAGGAGGTCCAATGGCTGCAGACAGAGGAACTTCTTGGATGTCTGGCCAATCAGAGAGCTCAAGCATTACTCATCTCCCAGGCTTAGGACCGGTGCCTCCACCAAGCCAAGTTGGGCCTGGAGTTGGCCCACCACCTCGCCCTGGACCG ATATCTGCAGAGATGGAGAAGGCATTACTTCAACAGGTGATGAGTCTGACGCCAGAGCAGATCAATCTGCTGCCACCAGAACAGAGAAACCAAGTCCTTCAGCTTCAACAGATTCTCCGACAGTGA